The following are encoded in a window of Thermoanaerobacter ethanolicus JW 200 genomic DNA:
- the remB gene encoding extracellular matrix regulator RemB has protein sequence MYVHLGGNVVVPDKEIIGIFDMNIVTTSEATIQFLRVAEEEGFVVRISDEKPKSFIITERDKRSIIYLSPISAFTLIRRTQKIEE, from the coding sequence ATGTATGTCCATTTAGGCGGCAACGTGGTAGTACCCGATAAAGAAATTATAGGCATTTTTGATATGAATATTGTAACCACTTCTGAAGCTACTATTCAGTTTCTGAGAGTAGCGGAAGAAGAAGGATTTGTGGTCAGAATTTCTGACGAAAAGCCAAAGTCTTTTATAATCACAGAAAGGGATAAGAGGAGTATTATTTATTTATCACCAATTTCTGCCTTTACTCTTATAAGAAGGACACAAAAAATAGAGGAATAG